One Nitrospirae bacterium CG2_30_53_67 genomic window carries:
- a CDS encoding DNA-binding protein, with protein MEKNLIPQDAIEQKIFLIRGQKVMIDRDLAELYGVLTKVLLQAVKRNLRRFPSDFMFLLTFQEFKNLRSQIVTSSSWGGRRYHPYAFTEQGVAMLSSVLNSDRAIEVNIQIIRAFVKLREMIASHKDLAKKLDELEKKYDTQFRVVFDAIRELMKPPAPRRKKIGFLAKEPRPEYKAARPR; from the coding sequence ATGGAAAAGAATCTTATCCCACAAGACGCCATTGAACAGAAAATCTTCTTGATACGAGGCCAGAAGGTCATGATCGACAGAGATCTTGCAGAGCTTTATGGGGTACTAACCAAGGTGCTCTTGCAGGCAGTCAAGCGGAACCTCAGGCGCTTTCCGTCTGACTTTATGTTTCTTCTTACATTTCAAGAGTTTAAAAACTTGAGGTCACAAATTGTGACCTCAAGTTCATGGGGTGGTCGCCGCTACCATCCCTATGCCTTTACCGAACAAGGCGTGGCCATGCTCTCCAGCGTGTTAAATAGTGACCGGGCGATCGAAGTGAATATCCAGATCATACGGGCGTTTGTCAAACTACGGGAGATGATCGCGTCACACAAGGACTTGGCGAAAAAGCTCGACGAACTTGAGAAGAAGTACGACACCCAGTTCAGGGTTGTCTTTGATGCAATCAGAGAGTTGATGAAACCTCCGGCACCGCGTCGAAAGAAAATCGGCTTCCTCGCCAAAGAACCCAGACCCGAATACAAGGCGGCACGCCCCCGTTAG